Part of the Ornithorhynchus anatinus isolate Pmale09 chromosome 8, mOrnAna1.pri.v4, whole genome shotgun sequence genome, gagagagaaaaggaggagagaggagagagaaccggagaaaaagagaggaccggagagagagaaaaggacagaagagagaggggcgggaagagaagaaagggaagaagagagagaaagagagaggagagaaaacaggagaaagaagaggagagaagagagaggggcgggaggagaagaaaggggagaaggagagagtgagagagagagagggagggagagggggtaggaagGATTAGGCTGGTTGccggctgctgccgctgctgcaaaCGGAGCTGGTCCAGGCCTGTCGGTCCTTCGGGGCGGCCGCCCCCCGAGGTGGGGACAAGAAGCCGGGTGGATCCCCCCGGGGACCGCGGGGTTGCCTCGGCCCACCGGATCGCCCAGATCTCCGCAGCCCCGAAAAGAtccggaggaggaagggcagggcccggtggagggagggcagggccgggaggGCAAGACCCACTTTGCAAGGGTTTGAGGCGAGAGAAAGGATGGACGCGGGCGAAGGAGgacttggggggcggggagaagcgaggggggagggggctgcccgaGCGGAAACTTTCCTCCAAAACGACGAAAAGTCCCTCCTCTCCACGTCAGGCCAATGACACGGCCGCCCCGAAACTTTCCGCCAGCAGGAGCTATAAGAGCCTCCAAGTTTGCAACTCCGTCCCAGCTCCCAGGCACCTCGCGGGCTCGAAGAGATCGGGAGGGtttgggcccgggggggggggtggggtgggaaagtttggcttttttttttttttctctttcggGGAGGGGGATCGCGGTGCcattcccacctccccctccggccctccccctccctcccccctcccccaagttcccccagctcttcctcctcctcctcctcctctcgggttaggaccgcgggagggccagtggggaagggagagagggtcggAGTGCGGGGGAAGCTGGCGGGTTAAAGcagccttcctcccccctccccctcccccttccccttccctcctcctcctcctccttccctcctttttttcctccctccctcctcctcctcctcctcctcctcctccccctcggcctccGCGGGTCCGCGCAAGAGATGATGCAGGACGCGTCCAGCTCTCCAGTCTCCCCCGCCGACGACAGCCTGAGCAACAGCGACGAGGAGCAGGACCGGCCCCCCGCGCCCAGGCCCCCGCACCCGCACCCGCCCCCGCCGTCGCACCCGCAGCCCCCCGGGGGCAAGCGCGGAGCCCGCAAGCGGAGATCCagccggaggagcggaggggccgCTGCGGGAGGTGCGGGAGGACCCGGAGGTGCGGGAGGACCCGGAGGtgcgggaggagcaggaggtgcgGGAGGAGCGGCGGCAGGAGCGGGAGGAACCACGGACGAGCCCGGCAGCCCGGCCCAAGGCAAGCGAGGCAAAAAATCCGCCGGGGCCGGCGGAGGCGGAGGACTgcccggaggaggcggaggactgcccggaggaggcggcgggggcgggggcagcagcagcggcggcggcagccCCCAGTCCTACGAGGAGCTGCAGACCCAGCGGGTCATGGCCAACGTGCGGGAGCGCCAGCGCACCCAGTCCCTCAACGAAGCCTTCGCCGCCCTGCGCAAGATCATCCCCACGCTGCCCTCGGACAAGCTCAGCAAGATCCAGACCCTCAAACTGGCCGCCAGGTACATCGACTTCCTCTACCAGGTCTTGCAGAGCGACGAGCTGGACTCCAAGATGGCAAGCTGCAGCTATGTGGCCCACGAGCGGCTCAGCTACGCCTTCTCCGTTTGGAGGATGGAGGGCGCCTGGTCCATGTCGGCATCCCACtagccggcccgggcccccactccccctccaacGACCCCACCGCGCCTAGGTAAGGAACcgactcttcctctctccttccaagcCTCTCCTC contains:
- the TWIST1 gene encoding twist-related protein 1, which produces MMQDASSSPVSPADDSLSNSDEEQDRPPAPRPPHPHPPPPSHPQPPGGKRGARKRRSSRRSGGAAAGGAGGPGGAGGPGGAGGAGGAGGAAAGAGGTTDEPGSPAQGKRGKKSAGAGGGGGLPGGGGGLPGGGGGGGGSSSGGGSPQSYEELQTQRVMANVRERQRTQSLNEAFAALRKIIPTLPSDKLSKIQTLKLAARYIDFLYQVLQSDELDSKMASCSYVAHERLSYAFSVWRMEGAWSMSASH